In the genome of Triticum urartu cultivar G1812 chromosome 5, Tu2.1, whole genome shotgun sequence, one region contains:
- the LOC125508801 gene encoding xylan O-acetyltransferase 4-like, translated as MSPPSTAPPPPSAPAATKPRPRHPLGLDSLASTSRPLFAAARRSPVATLACAIALLALIMYGEDARTIAELSIDDYLYPDADIYNVSGLPPIELPPPTCDLAHGRWVFDNESLPLYREKECNFLTKQLTCLANGRNDDLWQYWQWQPNNCSLPTFDARRFMERMRGKRLMFVGDSLNRNQFYSLVCMVQSILSKGRKKVVKRGSNTIFHAKEYRATLEFYWAPFLVESNSDDPNIHSIEHRIIRPERIEGHAQYWRGVDYLIFDTYIWWMNTADIKVRRPDSRSWSEHDEVPRIEAYGRVLKTWSDWLNENVDPARTSVFFMTISPIHISPDKWGNPHGIKCAKETLPVLNYTEPLDLNHDMRLYDMVASTARSMKKVPVTLIDITRMSDYRKDAHTSVYSVRRGYLLTPKQKNDPQNFADCIHWCLPGVPDVWNTVLYTRIFSKSPPSSPPALTLPPPQ; from the exons ATGTCGCCTCCCtccaccgccccgccgccgccctccgcccCGGCGGCCACCAAGCCGCGCCCGCGCCACCCCCTGGGGCTGGACTCCCTCGCCTCCACCAGCCGGCCCCTCTTCGCCGCGGCCCGCCGGTCCCCGGTCGCCACGCTCGCCTGCGCCATCGCCCTCCTCGCGCTCATCATGTACGGCGAGGACGCGCGCACCATCGCCGAGCTCTCCATCGACGACTACCTCTACCCGGACGCCGACATCTACAACGTCTCCGGCCTTCCCCCCATCGAGCTGCCCCCGCCCACCTGCGACCTCGCCCACGGCCGCTGGGTCTTCGACAACGAGTCCCTCCCCCTCTACCGGGAGAAAGAGTGCAACTTCCTCACCAAGCAGCTCACCTGCCTCGCCAACGGCCGCAACGACGATTTGTGGCAGTACTGGCAATGGCAGCCCAACAATTGCTCCCTCCCCAC GTTCGACGCCAGGAGGTTCATGGAGAGGATGAGGGGGAAGCGGCTCATGTTCGTGGGGGACTCGCTCAACAGGAACCAGTTTTACTCGCTGGTGTGCATGGTGCAGTCCATCTTGAGCAAGGGGAGGAAGAAGGTGGTCAAACGGGGATCAAACACCATCTTCCACGCCAAGGAGTACCGCGCCACGCTCGAGTTCTACTGGGCGCCATTCCTTGTCGAGTCCAACTCTGACGACCCCAATATCCACAGCATCGAGCACCGGATCATACGGCCCGAGAGGATCGAGGGACACGCCCAGTATTGGAGGGGTGTGGACTACCTCATCTTCGACACCTACATCTGGTGGATGAACACCGCCGACATCAAAGTTCG GAGGCCAGATTCAAGGTCTTGGTCGGAGCACGACGAGGTGCCGAGGATCGAGGCATATGGCCGGGTGCTCAAAACGTGGTCGGACTGGCTGAATGAGAATGTCGATCCGGCGCGGACATCCGTCTTCTTCATGACAATTTCTCCTATTCACATCAG CCCAGATAAATGGGGAAACCCCCACGGGATCAAATGCGCCAAGGAGACGCTCCCGGTGCTCAACTACACGGAGCCCCTGGACCTGAACCACGACATGCGGTTGTACGACATGGTGGCGAGCACGGCCAGGTCCATGAAGAAAGTGCCGGTCACGCTCATCGACATCACCAGGATGTCGGACTACCGGAAGGACGCCCACACGTCCGTCTACTCCGTCCGGCGGGGCTACCTGCTCACCCCGAAGCAGAAGAACGACCCTCAGAACTTTGCCGACTGCATCCACTGGTGCCTTCCCGGCGTGCCCGACGTCTGGAACACGGTGCTCTACACGAGGATCTTCTCCAAATCGCCCCCTTCTTCGCCGCCGGCTCTCACCCTCCCGCCTCCCCAGTGA